The sequence GACATGTTGTGCCGGCGCTTTCAGGCGGGCAAATAGCAGGTGCTTGTGGCGCACCAGCAGCGCGCGGTGGAAGTCACCGAGCGCTTCGACGGTCGAACTGTCGAGGTCGGGCGAAGCTTCCAGACTGAGGATCAGGGTCGTGGTGTGCGGGCCGGCTTCCATCAGCGCGTGACGCACTTGCGACAGGATGCGCTCGGCGTTGGCAAAAAACAGCGCCGTGTCGGGACGCAAAATCAGGATGCCGGGTATCGCACGCGCGTCGGGATGCACGCTGCGGCTGACAAAATCATGGCCATCGGCCAGTCGCGCCAGCACCGTCACCGATGACTCCGACAGCCGGCGCAGCAGCATCAGCAGGCTGACCGCGATGGCCGCGAGCAAGCCATCGACGACCCCCAGCAGCAGCACTGCCAGCACCGCCGCGATGATCAGCAGGCGATCCCGGTGCAGCAAAAAATACGGCTTGAACATCGCTACCCGCAGGGTGTGACCGACCGCGTAGATCACGATGGCGGCCAGCACCGGTTGCGGCGTCAGCGCAATCAGTGGCAGGCACAGCAGCACCACCGCCAGCAACGCCAGCGCGGCGACCGCGCCGGCCAGCCGCGACACCGCGCCACCGGCTTCGTTGGCGGCGGTTGCCGAATAGCCGGCACCGACCGGCATGCCCTGAAACAGCCCCGATACCAGGTTGGCCGCGCCCAGGGCCAGCAGGTCGCGGTTCGGTACCACGTGGTCGCCGTGCTTCATGGCAAAGGTGCGAATCGCACTGGTCGATTCGGCATACAGGATCAGCACCATCGCCACACCCAGTTCGGCCAGCCGCAACCAGTCCGAATACGGCAATGCCGGCAGCGACGGCGCCTGCAGTTGCAAGCGGATCGGGCCGACCAGCGCGATGCCGTAGCCGGCCAGCGGCAACCACTGGCCGGCAGCGATGCCGAGCACGATGACCAGCAGGCCGCCGGGCACGCGCGGCAGGCGCGCAAAGCCGGACAGTAACAGCACGGTCAGCAGGGCCAGCAGCGCGGCCGGACCATTCCAGTCGGCGTGCCGGCTGGCCAGATCAGCGATCATGCGGAAGATATCGGTGTGATGCAGCGGCGCGCCCAGGACTGCCGCGACTTGCTTGAAGAGGATGACGATGGCCAGCCCGAAAGCAAAGCCGCGCAGGACCGGCTTGGCGATGAAGTCGGACACGCTGCCGATGCGGGCCAGTCCGGCGATCAGGAAAAACAGCCCGGTCAGCACAACCAGCCCGAATCCCATTGTCAGCCGCAGCGCCGGATCGGTGCCGGCGGTGCCGGCCGCCGCCGCTGCCAGCACCGCCGCCGAGGACGACGTGGCCGACACAATCGCAAAGCGGCTGGTGCCGATCAGGCCATAGCAGACCAGACCGGCAAACAGGGCGATGACACCGGCCTGCGGAGGCAAGCCGGCAATGCCGGCATAGGCGACGGCTTCGGGTAACAGCAAGCCGGCCAGTGAGAGGCCGGCAATGACATCAGGCCACGACAGGCGCAAGGGCGGGGTACGCACGTGCGCCGGGCGCGAAGATTACTGGATCCAGAGCCGGATCGAATCCCAGGCGCGGCCGAAGATACCGGCTTCGTTGACGTTTTCCAGCGCGAGGATAGGGAATTCGGCGATCGACTTACCATCGACCATCATCTTCATCATCCCGACCTTGCTGTTGGCGGCAATCGGCGCGACCAGCGGATCCTTGCGTTCGAGCACCGGCTTCATTTTGGCAGCGACACCCTTGGCAACCGTGACATAGATATCCTGCGTGAAGCCGATTTTGATGGTTTTCTCGGAACCCTTCCAGACGGGCGGGGTTTCTACGGGCTGGCCTTTGCCATACAGCTTGATCGTATCGAAGTTCTGGAAGCCCCAGTTCAGTAGCTTCTGGCTTTCCTGGGTACGTGACTGGTCTGAATTGGCACCCAGCACGACCGAGATCAGGCGACGTTCGCCACTGCCGTTGGGCCGTTTGGCCGAGGCGATGATGCAATAGCCGGCCGCTTCGGTATGGCCGGTTTTCATGCCATCGACGCTCGGGTCCAGCCACAGCAGGCGGTTGCGGTTGGGTTGCGTGATCTTGTTGTACGTGAAGCTCTTGACCGAATCGATCTTGTAGAACTCGGGGTAATCGGTGATCACCGCCGCGGCCAGTTTGGACAGGTCCTGTGCGGTCGAATAATTGTTCTGGCTTGGCAAGCCGTGCGGGTTGCCGAACTGGGTATTGGTCAGGCCCATGCGCTTGGCTTCGCGGTTCATCAGCACCACGAAGGCTTCTTCGGTACCGGCCACGGCTTCGGCCAGGGCGACGGCGGCGTCATTGCCGGACTGGATCATCAGGCCATGCAGCAAATCGTCGACCGACACCGGCGTGGCCGGATCGATGAACATTTTCGAGCTGCTCGGATCGACCTTCCAGGCGCGCACCGACACGTTGACCATCTGCGCGAGTGCGAGGCGCTTTTCCTTGATCGCCTGGAACGTGACATAGGCAGTCATGATCTTGGTCAGCGAGGCGGGCTCGATGCGCATGGTCGGGTCTTGCGAGGCCAGCACCTGGCCACTGGTGGTGTCGAGCAGCAGCCAGGATTTGGCCGCGACGATGGGTGCCGGCATGGTCTGCGCGTAAGCCGGTTGTACGAAAGCGGAAGAAAGCGATATGACAGTAGCGGCGAGGGCCGCGATAAAGATTTTCATGAGGGTCAATGGTAAGCGCCGTGCCGGCAAGGCCATGGCGTGGTGGAACAAAAGGCGAGAAGCCGGACAAAAAAACGATGCACGAATTATAACGCCCGGCTCAGCGGTGCCATGCTTCGACCACGGCATTCTTGATATGTTGCAATTTGCGATGAAAAAAATGATCGGCCCCGGGAACCACCCGCACGACGATGTCTTGCGGGCGTAGCCAGTCCAGCACGGCCGTCAGCGCAATGGTCTCATCGAGTTCGCCATGGATCAGGATGGTGTCTTCCGGCACCGGCGGCATCGCCCATTTGCCGGCGGCGGCACCGACCAGGATCAGCCGTTCGGCCGGGGTGTCCTGCGCGATCAGGCGCTGCTGCAATTGCGCCTGCACGAAGGTGCCAAATGAAAATCCGGCCAGCGCCACCGGCAAGCCCGGCAATTGCTGCTGCATGTGCGCCAGCAGCAGCGCCATGTCATCGGTCTCGCCGCGCCCTTCGTCGTGCAGGCCGGTCGAGCCGCCGACTCCGCGAAAATTCATCCGCACGGCGGCATAGCCGATGCTGACAAACGCCCGCGCCAGCGTCTGCGCGACCTTGTTGTCCATCGTGCCGCCGTACAGCGGATGCGGATGCGCCACCAGCGCGATGCCGCGCGGACTGCCGTCGTCGGGGTCCGGCAGGTCGAGCGCACATTCGAGCGCGCCGGCCGCACCGGTAATGAAAAATTGCTGGGTGTGGGCATTCATGGCGACAGTCCGGATCAGATTTTCAGGCGTTCGACAATCTGGCCGCCGATCAGGTGGGTATCGATGATGTCGTCAATGTCGTCCTTGTCGATGTAGGTGTACCAGGTGCCTTGCGGATAGATCACCATGACCGGACCTTCTTCGCAGCGGTCCAGGCAACCGGACTGATTGATGCGGATTTTGCCCTGGCCGTTCAGGTCGAGGGCTTTCAGACGGCTCTTGGCATGCTTCTGGGCGGCCTGTGCGCCGCGTTCGCCGCAGCACGGCCGGCCATCCTCACGCTTGTTCATGCAAATGAAAACGTGCTGCTCAAAATACGGTGTGTTGTCCATGATCGCTCGCAAAAAAGGTGGGAGGGAGGCAGTACAGGTGGCGACTGATGGCGGCATCATACTTTAGCCTTGCTGCGATGCACCGGATGCAGCAGGAACCATAGCGCAAAAAACGGCCACAGCAGCGACAGGAATTGCGCCGCGCCGTT comes from Actimicrobium sp. CCC2.4 and encodes:
- a CDS encoding SulP family inorganic anion transporter, which produces MRTPPLRLSWPDVIAGLSLAGLLLPEAVAYAGIAGLPPQAGVIALFAGLVCYGLIGTSRFAIVSATSSSAAVLAAAAAGTAGTDPALRLTMGFGLVVLTGLFFLIAGLARIGSVSDFIAKPVLRGFAFGLAIVILFKQVAAVLGAPLHHTDIFRMIADLASRHADWNGPAALLALLTVLLLSGFARLPRVPGGLLVIVLGIAAGQWLPLAGYGIALVGPIRLQLQAPSLPALPYSDWLRLAELGVAMVLILYAESTSAIRTFAMKHGDHVVPNRDLLALGAANLVSGLFQGMPVGAGYSATAANEAGGAVSRLAGAVAALALLAVVLLCLPLIALTPQPVLAAIVIYAVGHTLRVAMFKPYFLLHRDRLLIIAAVLAVLLLGVVDGLLAAIAVSLLMLLRRLSESSVTVLARLADGHDFVSRSVHPDARAIPGILILRPDTALFFANAERILSQVRHALMEAGPHTTTLILSLEASPDLDSSTVEALGDFHRALLVRHKHLLFARLKAPAQHVLQRADIAGLSAAALCDLSVDDAVRVAWQLYPDLLEPG
- a CDS encoding D-alanyl-D-alanine carboxypeptidase family protein — protein: MKIFIAALAATVISLSSAFVQPAYAQTMPAPIVAAKSWLLLDTTSGQVLASQDPTMRIEPASLTKIMTAYVTFQAIKEKRLALAQMVNVSVRAWKVDPSSSKMFIDPATPVSVDDLLHGLMIQSGNDAAVALAEAVAGTEEAFVVLMNREAKRMGLTNTQFGNPHGLPSQNNYSTAQDLSKLAAAVITDYPEFYKIDSVKSFTYNKITQPNRNRLLWLDPSVDGMKTGHTEAAGYCIIASAKRPNGSGERRLISVVLGANSDQSRTQESQKLLNWGFQNFDTIKLYGKGQPVETPPVWKGSEKTIKIGFTQDIYVTVAKGVAAKMKPVLERKDPLVAPIAANSKVGMMKMMVDGKSIAEFPILALENVNEAGIFGRAWDSIRLWIQ
- a CDS encoding alpha/beta hydrolase, which gives rise to MNAHTQQFFITGAAGALECALDLPDPDDGSPRGIALVAHPHPLYGGTMDNKVAQTLARAFVSIGYAAVRMNFRGVGGSTGLHDEGRGETDDMALLLAHMQQQLPGLPVALAGFSFGTFVQAQLQQRLIAQDTPAERLILVGAAAGKWAMPPVPEDTILIHGELDETIALTAVLDWLRPQDIVVRVVPGADHFFHRKLQHIKNAVVEAWHR
- a CDS encoding (2Fe-2S) ferredoxin domain-containing protein, which produces MDNTPYFEQHVFICMNKREDGRPCCGERGAQAAQKHAKSRLKALDLNGQGKIRINQSGCLDRCEEGPVMVIYPQGTWYTYIDKDDIDDIIDTHLIGGQIVERLKI